The Vagococcus penaei genome includes the window TGTATCATGTTAATGGCGCGTTAGCTGTGGCACGTACTAGTGGTGACGTTTCTGAAAAAACACAAGGTAGTCAATTTTATATTGTTTCCAATCACGATGATCAATCAGATGGCTTATTAGCCTCTAAATACCCTGAAAAAATTATCGAGGCCTATAAAGATGGTGGGCAACCTAATTTGGATTTCCAATATTCAGTATTTGGACAAGTGATTGAAGGCCAGGATATTGTCGATAAGATTGCCGCAACTGAAACAAGTGCACAAGACAAACCGACAAAAGACATTACTATTAAAAAAATCGCCATTTTACAAGAAGCAAAATAGCAAAAAACCTTGAATGACTATTAAATAGTTGTTCAAGTTTTTTTATGTCCTCATAGCCTGATTTAATCAACTGTTCCATTCAATAATTTGCAAAGTTTGGCGCGTTTGAGCAACTAAATCAGTCTCTTTAAACCCATGCAGAGTCCAACTTCTCTGAATACCAACTGGTACACAATGGTATGTTACGTCATTAATCAGTTGATGGCCTAATCTACGATGTGTATGACCAAAATAAACATCTGTCACTAAGCCATTAAAATGCTCAATAGCAGTCCCGTATTTTTCTGATCCCATATATGCATTTTTAAAGGCTGTCTGATCGCTATCGACCGGCTTTAAAAATGCAGCATGTGGGACGAAATGCATACCAACCGCTATTGTTTTGATGCCTTTTCCTAGTAAGGAGTTAACTTGCGTCTCAAATGTTGTTAACTGTTGATTGACAATAAACTGATAATCATCACGCGTCAATTTACTACCATCGCTAAAATAACGTTCATTTGCATAGCGCAACACACGTTCTTGATTCATCTGACTAGGTGGCAGTCCAGACCAACTAAAATCAAAAAAACCATCAAATCCTACAAAGGCTTTGTCGTGAGTCACAATCGGGCTAACAGACAGATGACGTGAGTCTTGTGGATAGAGAAACTCATCTAAAGTATAATTTTGGCTTAAATCATGATTTCCTAAAACATAACGTAATTCACAATAACCGGTTAATTTTTTCGTTAAATGGTCTAATAGCCAATCAATTTGTTTTTTATCCCAAGAAATATCCCCAAGTAAAACCAAATAATTTAGCTGTTGAGTTAGCGCTAAATCTACTAAAAAATCTCCATAGTTGGCTAATTTCATTAGACTGTCTATCCCATTTACATTAATATGTTGGTCACTTAAAATCCCAATTCTCACTGTCACTGCCTGCCACGCCTTCCTCTCCTTTTAATCTTAACTAAGATGATACTTACCCATTCTTTTTCCAAGTCATTTGGTACTCTTTTTCCTTTGTAGCTTGATCAAGACACTCACCAGTTTTAACAAAGTCCTGTGTCAAATAAAAATGATAGGCTGCCTGATTCTTTTCATAGACAGACAAACTTAATATATCGCGCTCTTGTTTCACCTCATCAACTAGACGTTTACCTATTCCAGTTCCTCGGACTTCTTTATTAACGAAAAGACCTGCAACATAGGTGTCTACTAAACCTAAAAAACCTAAAATTTGATTTTGATGACTAAAAACGTATAAATCTGCGGTTGGTAATAATTCTTGAAATACCTGATAATTAGTCCGCCAATAAGTATCTGTAATAAATGCGTGTGCTTCTAAATTAGCTTGTAACCAGATTTGGCTTAGTTCCTCTAGCAAATCAGGGGTTAGTATTTGAATTTTTTTAATCATTAGTTCTTCTCCATTGGTTTTGTACTAGTTAAATTTCTCTGTACATTTTACTAGCATTTATTTTTAGTATATTTAGTGTATAATGTTTCATAATAACTGTCCAATAAGTTTAACTACATGATAGTATTACGTTAAAAAGTCTCTAAGTAACCACGTTACTTAGAGACTTTTTTGTATTTACTCAGTTAGACTAGAGACCTTAGTGATCCAACCATCAGGCGCAGTAACATCACCAAATTGAATTCCTGTTAATTCATCATATAAACGTTTGGTCACTGGACCAACTTCAGTTTCTGAATAAAAGACATGAAAATCATTCTTTAATTGGATTCCTCCAATTGGTGAAATTACCGCCGCCGTACCACATGCACCTGCTTCACTAAATTGATCCAATTCAGTTAAATAAACGTCACCTTCAATTGCTTCCATTCCTAGACGCTCTTTAGCAAGGTAAAGTAATGAATATTTCGTAATACTTGGAAGAATTGATGGCGAAATTGGCGTAATGAATTTATTATCTTTAGTAATACCAAAAAAGTTAGCAGCCCCAACTTCTTCAATCTTTGTATGTGTCGCTGGATCTAAATAAATACAGTCAGAAAATTGGCGCTCTTTAGCTTCCTTACCGGGTAACAAACTCGCAGCGTAATTCCCTCCAACTTTGACCGCACCAGTCCCAACTGGAGCTGCTCGATCATAATCAGAAATGATAAAGTTCGTTGGTTTTAGCCCACCTTTAAAATAAGCTCCTACAGGCATACAGAAAACCGTAAAAATATATTCTGGTGCTGGATTCACACCAATCGCATCACCAACGCCAATCAGTAACGGACGAATATATAAAGTCGCACCAGAACCATATGGTGGCACATAATCAGCATTATACTGAACAACTTTCGTTACAGCCTCGATGAACATCTCTTCAGGAACGACTGGCATCATAAGTCGTGTCGCACTATCCTGAAAACGACGAGCATTTTCAGATACTCGAAATAAATTAATACTATTATCAGCACAACGATACGCTTTTAAACCTTCAAAACATTGTTGTCCATAATGCAGAGCTGTGGAGCCTTCACTAATATGAAGTGTATTATCCTCAGTCATTTCTCCCTTTGTCCACTCGCCATTTTTCCAATGAGCCAAATAGCGATACGGTGTTTTAATATACGAAAATCCTAAATTATTCCAGTCAATATTTACCATGCACTCCAACCCTTTCTACAAATAAATTGATTAATTGACTTATTTTATCATACTATTTTAAAATATTCAGTCTTTATTTAACAATTTTTTAACCAAAATCTCATTTAAATTGAAAATACTATAAATTTTGCTTAAATCACTCTGAACAATATTTCTCTTTAAATAACAATTGAGTATGATGAAGATAAGATTTTTAATTCTATCATAATAATATTTGGAGGAGTTTTAATGAAAAAGGATTTATTAATCGCTATTTGGGGAGATGTTGTTGGGGTAAAAGATTTATTATTATCCATTGGCATTTCTGTCGTTTTTACTATGGGTGGTTATTTTTTAGCACCCATTGATAATCGCACCTTGCAATTATTTTTTGGCCTACTTGGTGCTGTGATTGGTTTTATTATTAGCACTCTATTAGTCAAACCAAAACGGTCAATCACAACCACTTCAGATACTGGAGGATCATTAGATGGATAGTGGGCTAATAATACAAATGATTATCGCTAGTTTAGCTGCTAGTGTGCTTTACTCTCTAATCGGCTTTATTCCTGGAACCGATGAAACAAGTGTCTTAATGCCAGTATCGCTAGCTTTAATTTTAGCTGGAATCCAACCAATCGTTGTGTTAGCTTTTTTCGTCTCAGCTTTTGTCACACTAGGGCTGATGAATTTAATGCCTGCCCTAATCGCTAATCTACCTGGTGGCGTATTGTCTACACCTATGATTGGTGCATCATTAATTGTCAAAAAACACGGACGAACCACAGTCATGATTAAAAAAGCGGCTGTTGGCAGTGCTCTGGGTGTCATTATTGCACTTATTAGTAGTTTGTTTATCGCTAAACTAATTTCACCATTTACTGCACAGATTAGTCAACATGCTAACTGGATTTTTATTGCCGGTGCGATTTTTTTATCTTTGATTAGCCAAGCAAAAATTTTATCATTGATTAGTATTATTCCTTTTGCGATTCTCTTTCAAGGCTTACGTTCATTGTATTGGCAAACTGGTGCTGTTCCTGCTGACAAAACCATTACAACCTCATTCTTTTTAGGTATTACTGTAGCACCACTCTTAGTCGGATTGCTATCATTACTCAATACAACGGAACGTAAAAAAATGGAAACAACCTCTTATAATCAAATGACTATTCCAATCAATCTAGACGACAAACGATCGCTTAATCCATTTAATACCTTAACTAAACGTGAGTTAGCGAGCTCTAGTTTGTCCGTTTTATTGGCTAATTTTATGTTTGTCTTGAGCCCAGTGGGGTTAATTGTCCTATTTGGAGAATCTATGTCTAAAAAAGAATCAAATGAGTTAAAACAAGCAGAATTAAAAATTACCGTTATGAGCGCCTTAGCCCAAGCAACTTATTTATCAGGCATTATGATTTCGATTATTGCTTTAGGCGTGCCAATTGCTCCTTCCGCCATTGGACCTGGTGCGGCCTTTTTTGAATCACCACCAGTTTTTAAAATCGGGCATACTATTACCGATATGTATCCCACATCAACACTAATGATTGCTTTTGTCATTGGAAGCTTACTTGCGATTTTATTTGTTTATTTGTTAGCAGCAACCTTTGCGGAACGCTTAACCTTATTTGTGCTCAAACATATTCCACATGAAGCCATGCTAGCTTTATTTATTTCTCTAGTGTTGCTACTTGCTTACATGGATGCTGGCTTAATTAATGTGTTTGGGGTTTTATTAATGAGTGTCTGTTGTGGTACACTTAATCGGTTGGGTGTCGGCTATGGGGTCCAATTTATGTCACTATATGCCGCACCATTCATCATGACATTATTAACAAAAGGTTAGAAGGAGTCGTTAGACTATGGGAACAAACAAAATAGGAAAAGGCTATGCCAATGGGAAGATTATTTTACTAGGTGAACATTCTGTTGTTTATCATCAACCTTCCATTGCTATTCCTTTTCCAGCCGCACAAATTAATGTGACAGTTACGCAACAAAATGAACCAACAACTATCCATTGTGACTTCTATCATGGTCTTCTTGATGAGATGCCTGAACTGTTAGAAAGTTTAAAAGCAACTATACAAACCTGTCTAGAACGTCTTGGTCAACCAGATGCTTGCTTAACAATTACCATTGAGAGTCAAATTCCGGCTGAACGCGGAATGGGTTCGAGTGCTGCAGTTGCTGTAGCAACAACACGCGCACTATACGACTTTTTTGATTATGACTTAAATCAGGCTGACCTCTTGGCTATTGTGGATATTTCCGAAAAAATTGCACATGGTAATCCTAGTGGCTTAGA containing:
- a CDS encoding tripartite tricarboxylate transporter permease, translating into MDSGLIIQMIIASLAASVLYSLIGFIPGTDETSVLMPVSLALILAGIQPIVVLAFFVSAFVTLGLMNLMPALIANLPGGVLSTPMIGASLIVKKHGRTTVMIKKAAVGSALGVIIALISSLFIAKLISPFTAQISQHANWIFIAGAIFLSLISQAKILSLISIIPFAILFQGLRSLYWQTGAVPADKTITTSFFLGITVAPLLVGLLSLLNTTERKKMETTSYNQMTIPINLDDKRSLNPFNTLTKRELASSSLSVLLANFMFVLSPVGLIVLFGESMSKKESNELKQAELKITVMSALAQATYLSGIMISIIALGVPIAPSAIGPGAAFFESPPVFKIGHTITDMYPTSTLMIAFVIGSLLAILFVYLLAATFAERLTLFVLKHIPHEAMLALFISLVLLLAYMDAGLINVFGVLLMSVCCGTLNRLGVGYGVQFMSLYAAPFIMTLLTKG
- a CDS encoding branched-chain amino acid aminotransferase — encoded protein: MVNIDWNNLGFSYIKTPYRYLAHWKNGEWTKGEMTEDNTLHISEGSTALHYGQQCFEGLKAYRCADNSINLFRVSENARRFQDSATRLMMPVVPEEMFIEAVTKVVQYNADYVPPYGSGATLYIRPLLIGVGDAIGVNPAPEYIFTVFCMPVGAYFKGGLKPTNFIISDYDRAAPVGTGAVKVGGNYAASLLPGKEAKERQFSDCIYLDPATHTKIEEVGAANFFGITKDNKFITPISPSILPSITKYSLLYLAKERLGMEAIEGDVYLTELDQFSEAGACGTAAVISPIGGIQLKNDFHVFYSETEVGPVTKRLYDELTGIQFGDVTAPDGWITKVSSLTE
- a CDS encoding metallophosphoesterase — its product is MTVRIGILSDQHINVNGIDSLMKLANYGDFLVDLALTQQLNYLVLLGDISWDKKQIDWLLDHLTKKLTGYCELRYVLGNHDLSQNYTLDEFLYPQDSRHLSVSPIVTHDKAFVGFDGFFDFSWSGLPPSQMNQERVLRYANERYFSDGSKLTRDDYQFIVNQQLTTFETQVNSLLGKGIKTIAVGMHFVPHAAFLKPVDSDQTAFKNAYMGSEKYGTAIEHFNGLVTDVYFGHTHRRLGHQLINDVTYHCVPVGIQRSWTLHGFKETDLVAQTRQTLQIIEWNS
- a CDS encoding GNAT family N-acetyltransferase, whose product is MIKKIQILTPDLLEELSQIWLQANLEAHAFITDTYWRTNYQVFQELLPTADLYVFSHQNQILGFLGLVDTYVAGLFVNKEVRGTGIGKRLVDEVKQERDILSLSVYEKNQAAYHFYLTQDFVKTGECLDQATKEKEYQMTWKKNG